In Fundidesulfovibrio putealis DSM 16056, the following proteins share a genomic window:
- a CDS encoding heme lyase CcmF/NrfE family subunit gives MYLAAHGAMLVALLLSILAAGLACVEAWTGNEKGVPWLERMNMSAFILVTITSGILLQALVSRDFSLDYVAQYTDSTLPIFYTITAFWAGQAGSLLFWTLVMSLASVMFLFSDTYQEIAPRTRLYFWMFFLPLQAFFLLLLTGMSNPFVVLANPPVDGKGLNPLLRNIGMVLHPPLLFVGYAGFTIPACLALASTVAGERKSWVEAAHNWNVVSWALLTSGILLGGWWAYMELGWGGYWAWDPVENASLIPWFSATALLHTAMIERRFGALPRTNIFLACLTLLLCLFATYLVRSGVVESLHAFGEGGVGRPLILAISFGVAVSLAVASARPRGQSASLPVLGSRQGMIVLLVWLLVALGVVVLLGTIWPVISQLWESKPKGVNQAFYNTICLPLFTLMAMLLAVAPWLGWRGGLWKPKVALIPVAAWASVVGVGVWLDIKPMLAVAGVGAAAAVLVSLVMLAIVTPKAVRTRVFLSSHGSHLAFALIVLGVAVSGPFQKSREIPLSPGEGFSFGGYDFKYTGLRNTKSIEVAIDEAVIEVSKEGKRVGELTPQRRVYRNYDHPNSEVSTLFSLGEELYATIHDIEGERVQPLKVTINPMVNWVWIGSLGICLLPLLAWRTRRAQGGETHEE, from the coding sequence ATGTATCTCGCGGCTCACGGAGCGATGCTCGTCGCCTTGCTCCTGTCGATACTGGCAGCCGGTCTCGCCTGCGTCGAGGCCTGGACAGGCAATGAGAAGGGTGTGCCCTGGCTGGAACGGATGAACATGTCCGCATTCATCCTGGTGACCATCACATCGGGAATTCTGCTCCAGGCGCTGGTATCCAGGGATTTTTCCCTGGACTACGTCGCCCAGTACACGGACAGCACCTTGCCGATCTTCTACACCATCACCGCATTCTGGGCCGGGCAGGCCGGGTCGTTGCTCTTCTGGACCCTGGTCATGAGCCTGGCGAGCGTGATGTTTCTCTTCTCCGACACCTATCAGGAAATCGCCCCCAGAACCCGGTTGTACTTCTGGATGTTTTTCCTGCCGCTGCAAGCCTTCTTCCTGTTGCTGCTGACTGGCATGAGCAACCCCTTCGTGGTGCTTGCCAACCCTCCCGTGGACGGCAAGGGCCTCAATCCGCTGCTGCGAAACATCGGCATGGTGCTCCATCCCCCGCTTCTTTTCGTGGGCTATGCTGGATTCACCATACCGGCCTGCCTGGCCCTTGCGTCCACCGTGGCCGGAGAACGCAAGTCCTGGGTGGAAGCCGCCCACAACTGGAACGTGGTCTCGTGGGCGCTGCTTACCTCCGGCATCCTGCTGGGTGGCTGGTGGGCCTACATGGAACTGGGCTGGGGCGGCTACTGGGCCTGGGACCCGGTGGAAAACGCTTCGCTCATACCCTGGTTTTCAGCCACGGCGCTTCTGCACACCGCAATGATCGAGCGCCGGTTCGGAGCCTTGCCGCGAACCAACATTTTCCTGGCCTGCCTGACCCTGCTCCTATGCCTTTTCGCAACCTATCTGGTGCGCAGCGGCGTGGTGGAATCCCTGCACGCTTTCGGAGAAGGCGGAGTGGGACGACCGCTTATCCTGGCAATCTCCTTCGGCGTGGCCGTGAGCCTGGCCGTGGCCTCCGCCAGGCCGCGCGGCCAATCCGCCTCGCTGCCAGTCCTGGGAAGCAGACAGGGCATGATCGTGCTGCTGGTGTGGCTGCTTGTCGCACTGGGTGTCGTCGTGTTGCTAGGAACCATCTGGCCGGTGATCAGCCAGCTCTGGGAATCCAAGCCCAAGGGAGTGAATCAGGCGTTCTACAATACCATCTGCCTGCCACTGTTCACTCTCATGGCCATGCTGCTGGCCGTGGCCCCATGGCTCGGCTGGCGTGGCGGACTCTGGAAACCGAAGGTTGCATTGATCCCAGTGGCCGCCTGGGCAAGCGTCGTTGGCGTCGGCGTCTGGCTCGACATAAAGCCCATGCTGGCCGTTGCAGGTGTCGGCGCGGCAGCCGCCGTGCTCGTGTCTCTCGTCATGCTTGCCATCGTCACCCCCAAGGCCGTGCGCACCAGGGTTTTCCTGTCCAGCCACGGTTCCCATCTGGCTTTCGCCCTGATCGTGCTGGGCGTGGCGGTTTCTGGTCCGTTCCAGAAGAGCCGTGAGATCCCGCTCTCGCCGGGTGAGGGCTTCTCATTCGGAGGTTATGACTTCAAATACACCGGGTTGCGCAACACCAAGAGCATTGAGGTAGCCATTGATGAAGCTGTGATAGAGGTGTCCAAAGAAGGTAAACGCGTGGGCGAATTGACCCCACAACGTCGTGTTTACCGGAACTACGACCACCCCAACAGCGAGGTGTCCACCCTGTTCAGCCTGGGCGAGGAACTCTACGCCACCATTCACGACATTGAAGGAGAGCGCGTCCAACCCCTTAAAGTGACCATAAATCCCATGGTGAACTGGGTATGGATCGGGAGTCTGGGCATCTGCCTGCTTCCGCTCCTTGCATGGCGCACGCGTCGCGCTCAGGGAGGCGAAACCCATGAAGAATAG
- a CDS encoding periplasmic heavy metal sensor, with protein MKTRNRISALTLMLALVAVLGFAGFASAQGHGAGSPGMGMGMMGGNMMGLTPEKQAAAQKIYADHNAATVQLKQQLFAKQSELNAQLYGGATDDKKVQALTKEINDLNAKLFDSQVNLKRQLTKEGIPAMGGMGMGMGMGGMGCGMMNGGMGMGMHQ; from the coding sequence ATGAAGACTCGTAATCGCATTTCTGCTCTGACCCTGATGCTGGCCCTGGTGGCCGTCCTCGGTTTTGCTGGATTCGCCAGCGCGCAAGGTCACGGAGCTGGCAGCCCCGGCATGGGAATGGGCATGATGGGCGGGAATATGATGGGCCTGACCCCGGAGAAGCAGGCCGCTGCGCAGAAGATCTACGCTGACCACAACGCGGCCACGGTCCAGCTGAAGCAGCAGCTCTTTGCCAAGCAGTCCGAACTCAACGCCCAGCTCTACGGCGGAGCCACTGACGACAAGAAGGTCCAAGCCCTGACCAAGGAGATCAACGACCTCAACGCCAAGCTCTTCGACTCTCAGGTGAACCTGAAGCGCCAGCTGACCAAGGAAGGCATCCCGGCCATGGGCGGCATGGGTATGGGGATGGGTATGGGCGGCATGGGCTGCGGCATGATGAATGGCGGCATGGGCATGGGCATGCATCAGTAA
- a CDS encoding transglutaminase-like domain-containing protein — protein MHIRIFARSLASLVVGLLLSQAALAAPKGATVTYTVAPAVIDGSKTAQVWLPYPLSNENQTITGVTVGGNFTASAVYRDAKSSAVFLHAQWSDLKEKPVLTMRFHVTPDFSKGSKLKNSGEPIPADIRSRYLDEAPEGYFRQVAAKITRGRTSVLEKARAAYDWTIDNTFRDPEVKGCGLGLPGRTMTQGKGGGKCADISSVFVALARAAGVPAREVVGLRLAEPKDGEITSDFHCWAEFYLPGHGWVMVDPADVRKMMLVNKLELKDAENRKWREFFWNGDDLFRIVLNKDSREVELTPRQHGEALTYFMYPFGQVDGETLNFFDPKKFSYKVDLTLDR, from the coding sequence ATGCACATCAGGATCTTCGCACGTTCTCTGGCCTCCCTTGTCGTCGGCCTGCTGCTGTCCCAGGCGGCCCTGGCCGCCCCAAAGGGGGCGACCGTGACCTACACCGTGGCCCCGGCCGTGATCGATGGCTCCAAGACGGCGCAGGTCTGGTTGCCCTATCCGCTCTCCAACGAAAACCAGACCATCACCGGTGTCACGGTGGGGGGGAATTTCACCGCCTCCGCCGTGTACCGGGACGCGAAATCCTCAGCGGTCTTTCTCCATGCCCAGTGGTCGGACCTCAAGGAAAAGCCGGTACTGACCATGCGTTTCCACGTCACGCCGGACTTCAGCAAGGGGTCCAAGTTGAAGAACTCCGGTGAGCCCATACCGGCGGACATCCGCTCCCGCTATCTGGACGAAGCCCCGGAGGGGTATTTTCGGCAGGTGGCAGCAAAGATCACCAGAGGCAGGACGTCCGTTCTGGAAAAGGCCCGAGCTGCGTACGATTGGACGATCGACAACACCTTCCGCGATCCCGAGGTCAAGGGCTGCGGCCTGGGCCTGCCTGGACGGACCATGACTCAGGGCAAGGGGGGCGGCAAATGCGCCGACATCTCCAGCGTCTTCGTGGCCCTGGCCCGGGCGGCCGGGGTACCCGCCCGCGAGGTGGTCGGGCTGCGCCTGGCCGAGCCCAAGGACGGAGAAATCACGAGTGATTTCCACTGCTGGGCCGAATTCTATCTGCCTGGCCACGGCTGGGTGATGGTCGATCCAGCCGACGTGCGCAAGATGATGCTCGTCAACAAACTGGAGCTAAAGGATGCGGAAAACAGGAAATGGCGGGAGTTCTTCTGGAACGGGGACGATCTCTTCCGCATCGTGCTGAACAAGGACTCCCGGGAGGTGGAGCTGACCCCGAGGCAGCACGGGGAAGCGCTCACCTACTTCATGTATCCCTTCGGCCAAGTGGACGGGGAAACCCTCAACTTCTTCGACCCCAAGAAATTCAGCTACAAGGTCGATTTGACGCTCGACCGCTAG
- a CDS encoding IS5 family transposase (programmed frameshift) yields MERRHALRDDQWEKIKDALPGKIGDRGRTASDNRLFIDAVMWIAKTGAPWRDLPGEYGKWATVHKRFIRWSKNGVWQMIFNTLAVDADTEWLMVDSTIIRAHQHAAGARGGQQWQKFGRSRGGFSTKVHATTDALGCPTRFILTGGNASDYTQAIPLIEGQDAEHIVADKGYDSQAIIDAIEAKGAEPVIPPRGLRKTQREYDRYIYKERNVIERMFNKLKQFRRVSSRYDKLATSFLSFLHLAAIAVWLR; encoded by the exons ATGGAACGCAGACATGCTCTTAGGGATGATCAGTGGGAGAAGATCAAAGATGCACTTCCTGGAAAGATTGGTGACAGAGGGAGAACTGCATCTGATAATAGACTTTTTATTGACGCCGTAATGTGGATCGCAAAGACGGGTGCTCCTTGGCGTGACTTACCCGGTGAGTATGGGAAGTGGGCAACGGTGCACAAACGGTTCATTCGTTGGTCAAAGAATGGCGTCTGGCAAATGATATTCAATACATTGGCTGTTGATGCTGACACTGAATGGCTCATGGTCGACAGCACAATCATTCGAGCGCATCAACATGCAGCAGGCGCGCG CGGGGGGCAGCAGTGGCAGAAATTTGGTAGATCAAGAGGTGGGTTTTCAACTAAAGTCCATGCCACCACAGATGCCCTCGGCTGTCCAACTCGTTTTATTCTTACAGGTGGCAATGCGTCAGATTATACACAAGCAATACCACTTATTGAAGGACAAGATGCGGAACATATTGTTGCTGACAAAGGATATGACTCACAAGCCATAATCGATGCTATTGAGGCGAAGGGCGCAGAGCCAGTCATACCGCCTCGGGGTCTGCGAAAAACACAACGAGAATATGATCGTTATATTTACAAAGAAAGAAACGTCATCGAACGCATGTTCAACAAGCTCAAGCAGTTTCGAAGAGTTTCAAGCAGATACGATAAGCTGGCGACGTCATTCCTTTCCTTTCTGCATCTCGCCGCCATCGCTGTTTGGCTGAGGTGA
- a CDS encoding methyl-accepting chemotaxis protein, with translation MFSTRNWKIGTKLTLGFVAIALIFILNGIVSAILISSVDKSVMSVVDEYFPNALKADKMGDDLLRLQQLFVAQSTQHQPDPATETEVKRLSLEFQELTGGFSSTFRKEADTENLKLVAEIQELFQRFMKENTDAVAVFRQQGMEKGHEKQEKNTSILEGLEERIEQLRTGQTELAHKAANDADDTVDLMRVVMGSTGLGALATCLLVILFVRRGVILPLRSIASQAARIAEGETNLRVNIPGNDEIAELSRTLDHLLERIGKSLALNDAVLNAVPDPIFMTGEDDAVMLANAAAVRLAKVPKGSLIGQNCKMAFKAGVCGTPFHPSSQAGAKLGIIECNTQSGSVFFQPHAVAVLDEGHHTIGFLEVARDITEMVLHEREVAKHLERVRHVNFEADSAAQLIAEATDNIATQMEQVSSGATAQTNRIALSVGAMEQISSKIGEVAGNASRASQLANQAREKARQGATVVSSSVDAIANVQSLSGELRQNVSSLGVQAESIGRIINVISDIADQTNLLALNAAIEAARAGEAGRGFAVVADEVRKLAEKTMSATQEVGQAVKLIQNGVGTNIEGMERASSAIQHAAGLAVESGQALEEIVPLVEATSAQVGMIARAAEEQAVTSDTVNRNIQEVDAVSREIASGMALSAKATTDLAAMAHKLKGLAEVKE, from the coding sequence ATGTTTTCAACCAGGAACTGGAAAATCGGAACCAAGCTTACCCTGGGTTTCGTCGCCATAGCGCTCATCTTCATTCTCAACGGCATTGTCAGCGCCATTCTGATCTCTTCTGTCGATAAAAGCGTCATGAGCGTGGTGGACGAATACTTCCCCAACGCCCTCAAAGCAGACAAGATGGGCGATGATCTGTTGCGTTTACAACAGCTTTTTGTCGCTCAGTCTACCCAGCATCAACCCGATCCAGCGACTGAAACTGAAGTCAAGCGTCTCTCCCTGGAATTCCAGGAACTGACGGGGGGATTCTCCTCCACCTTTCGGAAGGAGGCAGACACCGAGAACCTGAAACTGGTCGCAGAGATTCAGGAGCTATTCCAGCGCTTCATGAAGGAAAACACCGACGCCGTGGCGGTCTTCCGCCAACAAGGCATGGAGAAGGGACACGAGAAACAGGAGAAAAACACCAGCATTCTTGAAGGGCTGGAGGAACGGATCGAGCAGCTTAGGACCGGGCAAACGGAGTTGGCCCACAAAGCGGCGAACGATGCGGACGATACCGTCGACCTTATGCGCGTTGTCATGGGCAGCACAGGCTTAGGAGCGCTCGCAACATGCCTCCTGGTGATCCTCTTCGTTCGCCGAGGGGTAATCCTGCCTCTGCGTTCTATCGCCTCTCAGGCGGCTCGTATCGCCGAGGGTGAAACCAACCTGCGCGTGAACATTCCTGGAAATGACGAAATCGCAGAGCTTTCTCGTACGCTTGATCATCTTTTGGAACGGATAGGCAAGTCTCTGGCCCTCAACGACGCAGTGCTCAATGCGGTGCCCGACCCTATATTTATGACAGGCGAAGATGACGCAGTGATGCTGGCAAACGCCGCCGCCGTCCGTCTGGCAAAAGTCCCCAAGGGATCTCTCATCGGGCAGAACTGCAAAATGGCTTTCAAGGCCGGTGTCTGTGGAACGCCTTTCCACCCCAGCAGCCAAGCAGGCGCAAAACTTGGAATCATAGAATGCAACACGCAGTCGGGATCGGTTTTCTTCCAACCCCATGCCGTGGCCGTGCTCGATGAAGGCCACCATACCATCGGCTTCTTGGAAGTTGCCAGGGACATCACGGAAATGGTCCTCCACGAGAGGGAAGTCGCCAAGCACCTGGAAAGAGTGCGCCATGTCAATTTCGAGGCGGACAGCGCGGCCCAACTGATCGCAGAAGCCACGGATAACATCGCCACCCAGATGGAGCAGGTGTCCTCAGGGGCCACGGCTCAAACCAACCGGATCGCCTTGAGCGTGGGAGCCATGGAACAAATCAGTTCAAAAATCGGCGAAGTCGCTGGGAATGCATCGCGGGCCTCTCAACTGGCGAATCAGGCGCGTGAAAAAGCCAGGCAAGGTGCCACTGTCGTATCCAGTTCGGTTGATGCTATCGCAAATGTCCAATCGCTGTCTGGCGAACTCCGGCAAAACGTTTCGTCCCTGGGAGTTCAAGCGGAGTCCATCGGCAGAATCATCAACGTCATAAGTGATATCGCAGACCAGACCAACCTGCTGGCCTTGAACGCAGCCATCGAAGCCGCCCGCGCGGGCGAGGCAGGCAGGGGATTCGCAGTCGTGGCCGATGAGGTCCGAAAACTGGCCGAGAAAACCATGTCCGCCACCCAGGAAGTTGGCCAAGCGGTGAAACTTATTCAGAATGGAGTCGGAACCAACATAGAAGGCATGGAGAGAGCCTCCAGCGCCATCCAACATGCTGCGGGCCTGGCTGTTGAATCTGGCCAAGCCCTGGAGGAAATTGTGCCCCTCGTTGAAGCCACATCGGCTCAGGTGGGCATGATCGCCCGCGCGGCGGAAGAGCAAGCTGTCACCAGCGACACGGTCAATCGCAATATTCAGGAGGTGGACGCCGTATCCCGGGAAATCGCTTCGGGCATGGCTCTTTCCGCGAAAGCGACAACGGACCTTGCTGCCATGGCCCACAAGCTCAAGGGGTTAGCTGAAGTTAAGGAATAG
- a CDS encoding periplasmic heavy metal sensor has translation MKTRKHISGLTVALALVALLGLSGLANAQMMGPGMMGGQGMGMMGGQGMMGGNMMMNLPPEKQAAAQKIYADFNTKTATMRQQLTAKQYELNAQLYSATPDDKKVQALTKDIADLNAKIFEAQVALQNQLTKEGIPAMSGMGMMGGMSCPMMGGSMGMGGMGMGHQGMGY, from the coding sequence ATGAAGACTCGCAAGCACATTTCCGGCCTGACTGTGGCCCTGGCCCTGGTGGCCCTTCTCGGCCTCAGCGGCCTGGCCAACGCGCAGATGATGGGTCCCGGCATGATGGGCGGACAGGGCATGGGCATGATGGGTGGACAGGGTATGATGGGCGGCAACATGATGATGAACCTGCCCCCTGAGAAGCAGGCCGCCGCCCAGAAGATATACGCCGACTTCAACACCAAGACGGCCACCATGCGCCAGCAGTTGACCGCGAAGCAGTACGAACTGAACGCCCAACTCTACAGCGCGACGCCCGACGACAAGAAGGTCCAGGCCCTGACCAAGGATATCGCCGACCTGAACGCCAAGATCTTCGAGGCCCAGGTGGCTCTCCAGAACCAGCTGACCAAGGAAGGCATCCCGGCCATGAGCGGCATGGGGATGATGGGCGGCATGAGTTGCCCGATGATGGGCGGCAGCATGGGAATGGGTGGAATGGGCATGGGTCATCAGGGCATGGGCTACTAG